The Lolium perenne isolate Kyuss_39 chromosome 6, Kyuss_2.0, whole genome shotgun sequence genome segment TCCTCTGGTTGTCCATGGTGGAGGAGGGAGTCGTCGTGGTGGACGCCCCGCTCCTGGAGCGGCTTATCCTCTTTGACTGTCCTCCTGCTGGATCTGCTGAAGAAGAGGGTCAGGTCAAGGTCAAAATTTTTTGTGCACCAAAGCTGCGGGTGCTTGGTTACTTGGACCCAAGAATTCACCAGCTGCAGATCGGTGACAAAGTCATCAAGGTACTACCTTTCTTCCATAATCCCATCACTCCCGATCCATGGAGCTGCCAACGATTTATAATTGTTCCTACATCCCAGTCAGAGATGATATATAAGCATGCATATCTCTCTTTTGTTGCATGGATTGGTCATTGCAGCCTAACGCAAGGCCGAGCCCAAGCACCATGGTTCCAGGCGTCAAGGTATTGGCCTTGAAGGTTAATCTGGGTGTCTCAAAGGAGGTCAAGATGATGACCAGCTTCCTCGGCTGCTTTCCCAACGTCGAGAGGCTGCACATCGAGGTGACACCCACTCCACTCGTTCACACAACATTATATTTGCAACAACAATCAACACAAGACCAATTGGCTCCATCTTCTCCCGCATCATCCATCTGTAACCGGATTGTTCATTTTCCAGTCTGTTGTAGCCGACGATGGACCTGCTGGACAGCAGCACCCGTCCAAGGTCTGGAAGGAGGTCTGTCGCGTCGACTGCCTCAAGTCACATGTCAACAAGGTGCTTCTCCACCAATTCCGCGGCCACCAGGGTGAACTTGACTTCATCAAGTTCATCGGCAGGAGCGCGCTGCAGCTGCAGGCCTTGCTGGTTGTGCTGACCCCACAAGATTACGCTTCGCCGGACAAGGTGAACGAGCTGATGCGCAAACTGAAGGATCACTCCGGTGTACCATGGGCTTGCAAGTACGGTTTTCTGCTGGTGGTAGGGCCTAAGCTGCCGAGCGTTTGGAAATGGAACTTCCGGAAAGCGTCCGACCTTGCTGAAGATGACCCTTTTGCATCTTGAACCTGAGGTTGGCTATATGTATTCCCTGATCCAAACTTCTTGGGGTAATCACTTGCTGTTCTACATGCAGGGCATGTTGAGTCTTTAGACATCTATCTGTGTTCTTAACTAAGACATAGCATGACTGTATGAGTATCTGAAAGTGTTCAAGCTAGCTAGCAGTCCTGTGGTTCATTCAAAAGATACCGTGATCTATCATGTTATCTAATGCCTTTATCTGTCTTCTTAATGTGTGCCTGCTTTCTAGCATTTTTCCTTTGCTTTTATAGGATGGCACCTCCACTGATTTTAATATGCTCGGATGATCAGGGTCTACCAGGTAGCCAGGCGTTATGTGTTATCTTGTACATCATGGTGGCAGGATGACATATGCTATGTAGCTCTGCTTGTGATTTCTAGGCTACAACATCCAGTGGTAGATGTTTCCGACTGACCGTTTATATTACGAGTTGCTGCATAATACAGTTATCTTCTGTGTTTGTATTTTGTGTTTGATTGGATAGTTTAGCTATCAATTTCTCAAAGTTGCCATGCCTTTGCTTTGCTATAGAAATATAGAGAGGAATGGTACTAGCTTCTGAATCTAGCACTGAGCGTAGGCGCGCTCCAACCTACTTTATCttcttaatttttttttttttggtttccgGTTGGAGTTGCTACATTGTGCGTCCCGCACATGCATTTATCTTCTTAACTTACCAACAGTTCTGTActagcttctgcatctagcaccACATATTCACTGATTAATAGCGCACATATGTACACCGTACACACATGAATAATAATTGTTAGCATGAATCAGGAACCATATAGGTGCTTACTAGCACTGCGCTGTTGTGATTTACTTTCAATTACACAAGAAAGTTCCTCATGGCTGACAGAGCATCTTCCGTGAGCTGGTATGAGTCTGACTCCGGGGCATCATCCTTACTATATTGCTTGGATCTGCATTTGTGAGGGAATTTGGAAAGTAAAACTAATATGCTGCCTTTTGAATGTCTTTTTTTTTTACGAAAGTAGTTAACAGTAGAACTAACCTGGTGGCTGATAATATAGTATCTCCTATTCCAACTGTTTTTATCCAAGGGAAATTTATTCTAGATGGGGTGGTGCTTTTACATGAAACTTTGCATGAATTGAAAATGAGGAAAACTGCTGCAGTTTTTTTAAAGTAAATTTTGAAAAAGTGTCTGACCTTGCTGAAAACGACCCTTTTGAGTCTTGAACCTGAGGTTGGATATCCGTATTCTGTGATCCAAACTTCTTGGGGTAATCACTTCCTGATCTACATGCAAAGCACTGTTGAGTCTTTAGACATCTATGTGTGTTCTTACCTAAGACATGGCAAGACTGCATGAGTATCTGAAAGTGTTCAAGCCAGCAGTCCCGTGGTTCATTCAAAAGATGCAAGATTGCATGATCTATCATGTTATCTAATGCATCTCTCTGTCTTCTTGATGCGTGCCTGCTTTCTAGCATGTTTTCCTTTGCTTTTATAGGATGGCACCCACTAATTTTAATATGTTTGGATGATCAGGATCTAGCATGTAGCCAAGCCTTATGTTAGCCAAGCCTTATGTGTTATCTTGTGCATCATGGTGATTAGGATGACAAATGCTGTGCACCTCTGCTTGTGATTTCTAGGCTGCAACCTCTTGTGGTAGATGTTTCTGACCGACTGATTATATTATGAGTTGCTGCGAAAGACAGTTATCATCTGTGTCTGTATTTTGTGTATGATTAGATAGTTTAGCTATCAGTTTCTCACAGTTGCCATGCCTCTGGGTTCAACCTACTTTATCTTGTCAATTTACCAACTGTTGTGTACTACTTCTGAATCTAGCAAAAAACACCATGTGTTCACCGATTAATAGCGCACGTTGGTACACTGTACACACATGACTAAGAATTCTTGGCATGAATTAGGAACCATATAGGTGCTTACTATCACTGCGCTGTTGTGATTTACTTTTAGTACCACAAGAGAGTTCCTCATGGCTGACAGAGTATCTTCGGTGAGCTGGTATGGGACTCTGGCATCATCGTTACTATATTGCTTGAATCTGCATTTGTGAGGCAATTTGAGAAAGTAAAACTGATATGGCTTGCTTTTGAACTCGAGTTTCCTGTTTTCGCCTGTATAAGATCCCTGAACCTTTGTGTTACACATGTGGAGCCTCACCGAAGGTCTGCTCTTTGTATGTGGAGCCTCCAGAGGGCATAGCTTCCAAGGCAGGATAGCTATACAGTAGAACCATTGCATCATAAAGGCAGAAGCTAAATTTTTTCCCTTTGGTAACAGGAATGCAATTGCAGCATAAAGCTTCAGAAGGTGGTAGTAGGCTTCTGTCGTTGATGACTTGATATTATACGGGTAGGGGTCCATTTGTGTGTCTGAACTCTGAACGACTGAGATGTCAATCTTTGTGTTACCTTGTTCTTACTTGCGCCCAAACAATCTTGGGAGTTGATTAATTGGTGACGACTTGAAGTCCTACGGTAGCTTACTAGTAACTTAGATCTGTATGACATCCAAATTCAAGCGCTGAATGCGCTCAAGCTTGTCAAAATTCAATTACTATTGGTACCTTCTCTTCCACGCATGGAAATTAAAATTAGTTTTTTTTAAAGACCACTCCTGGCCCAGCTCATATTGAAAGCTCACACACATTACATAGTTTTACACGAACATAAACAGGTTTACTATGTTACAAACCCAGCCGCTGCACTGAAACAAGATAGGAACTGGGAGACCAGCTGACAAACTAGATCAAGTgagaacttttttttttttttgaaacaagggcaaaagctttgcccattTCATTGATTAAGATAGGAGTTTACAAGAAAGAAAAAAGGATTATTACAACATTACATAACTACTCTCACGGCATCAAAAGGTCCAACTTTTTTGCACCGGCTAAAACCCAAAGGCACGCCTCCTTTTTAACCCTATCAAAGACGATTTGTGTTGGGGCTTGCTTGTTCTTAAACATCCTATCATTTCTTTCATTCCAAACTTCCCAAGTGATGAGCATGGATAGCGTGGCCAACCTTTTGCGGCTTTGTCCCGTAGCCATGAGGTTCCACCATTCCGGGAAGGAGAGCTC includes the following:
- the LOC127306288 gene encoding FBD-associated F-box protein At5g60610, encoding MATVIQDVLGYFPGEAHALAASSSLSAAAGYHGDDRVSALPDTLLRNILSRLPAKDAARTASLSSRWRHLWRSTPLVLRDADVPRAAVARVLASHPGPFRAVTLARCRFAYHERMLAQWPRLLASKGVDDLVLVNNASDPSADTLPLPADVFRCASLQRLFLGFWTLPDTAGLRRGADVFPLLRELSLFATTITDGDDLDYMLACSPALHTLALIFNQTPDRVHLRSKSLRCVLLWLSMVEEGVVVVDAPLLERLILFDCPPAGSAEEEGQVKVKIFCAPKLRVLGYLDPRIHQLQIGDKVIKPNARPSPSTMVPGVKVLALKVNLGVSKEVKMMTSFLGCFPNVERLHIESVVADDGPAGQQHPSKVWKEVCRVDCLKSHVNKVLLHQFRGHQGELDFIKFIGRSALQLQALLVVLTPQDYASPDKVNELMRKLKDHSGVPWACKYGFLLVVGPKLPSVWKWNFRKASDLAEDDPFAS